The Edaphobacter sp. 12200R-103 genome contains a region encoding:
- a CDS encoding alpha/beta family hydrolase, with amino-acid sequence MLRYSGRQDAVVLGIPRGGVPVAFEIAEALHLPLDVFLSRKLSVPGHEELAFGAISAGEGRFLDQHIVQTMGITQEQIESITQDTRKKLEERAQLYRPSQPERAVAGQVVILVDDGIATGASIYAAVQALRQMNPKEIVIAAPVAPATTVNWLRGVVNDVAVLYAPSDFYAVGQFYRDFPQTSDEEVISLLHRAEQIEVAAGKAPENHPEKARLLAENDEEIRIRAGDVVLEGILNIPENAQGIVLFAHGSGSSRHSPRNRFVAGELQSRRLATLLFDMLTPEEEMVDRKTAELRFDIPRLAKRLIEVTRWIAQNPQSRNLTIGYFGASTGAAAALIAAARLPGIVAAVVSRGGRPDLAGEDLSSVRAATLLIVGERDEAVIQRNHQALDQLGCENKRMVLVPGATHLFEEPGALEQVSTAAAEWLVRFLRPKSSFTGRIIEPEQGAIEEM; translated from the coding sequence TTGCTGCGATATTCCGGGAGGCAGGATGCGGTCGTTCTGGGAATCCCGCGAGGGGGTGTTCCTGTTGCGTTTGAGATCGCAGAGGCTCTGCATCTGCCGCTGGACGTTTTTCTTTCAAGGAAGCTGAGTGTTCCCGGCCATGAGGAGCTTGCATTTGGCGCCATTTCTGCGGGCGAGGGGCGTTTTCTCGATCAGCATATTGTGCAGACCATGGGAATTACGCAGGAGCAGATTGAAAGCATTACGCAGGACACGAGAAAGAAATTGGAGGAGCGTGCTCAGCTGTACCGGCCCAGCCAGCCGGAGCGCGCGGTGGCTGGGCAGGTTGTCATCCTTGTCGATGATGGTATTGCGACGGGTGCAAGTATCTATGCTGCAGTCCAGGCACTCCGCCAGATGAACCCAAAAGAGATCGTCATTGCCGCCCCGGTAGCTCCGGCTACAACTGTGAACTGGCTTCGAGGAGTTGTGAATGATGTTGCAGTTCTTTATGCTCCCAGTGACTTCTATGCTGTCGGTCAGTTCTATCGCGATTTTCCTCAGACCTCCGACGAGGAAGTAATAAGCCTGTTGCATCGCGCGGAGCAGATAGAAGTGGCAGCAGGGAAAGCTCCAGAGAATCACCCTGAGAAGGCTCGATTGCTTGCCGAGAACGACGAAGAGATTCGCATCAGGGCGGGCGATGTAGTGCTTGAGGGAATCCTGAATATTCCGGAGAATGCGCAGGGCATCGTGCTATTTGCTCATGGAAGCGGAAGCAGTCGGCATAGCCCACGAAATCGCTTTGTGGCCGGGGAACTGCAGTCCAGGAGATTGGCGACCCTGCTGTTTGACATGCTGACACCCGAGGAAGAGATGGTGGATCGCAAGACGGCAGAACTGCGATTCGATATCCCACGGCTGGCGAAACGTCTGATCGAAGTGACTCGATGGATTGCTCAGAATCCGCAGTCGCGAAATCTGACAATCGGCTACTTCGGAGCGAGCACGGGTGCCGCTGCGGCGCTTATAGCTGCAGCGCGACTGCCGGGCATTGTGGCTGCGGTGGTGTCGCGCGGCGGCCGCCCTGATCTTGCAGGAGAGGATCTCAGTAGCGTTCGCGCGGCGACGTTACTGATTGTGGGCGAGCGGGACGAGGCGGTGATCCAGAGGAACCATCAGGCACTGGATCAGTTGGGATGTGAAAACAAGCGTATGGTTCTGGTGCCTGGGGCGACCCACCTGTTTGAAGAGCCAGGCGCCTTGGAGCAGGTTTCAACCGCTGCTGCAGAGTGGCTGGTGCGTTTTCTGAGGCCGAAAAGCAGCTTTACGGGACGCATCATTGAGCCAGAGCAGGGAGCGATAGAAGAAATGTAG
- the uxaC gene encoding glucuronate isomerase: protein MLDSMRLFPPEPAARNVAERLYETVRDLPILSPHGHTDPAWFAKNEPFPNPAALFIQPDHYIFRMLYSQGISLESLGIPQVDGKQKADPREVWRIFAKNYYLFRGTPTRLWLDYSFSTLFDLKERLNADNADEYYETISKALDTPAFRPRALFEKFRIEVLSTTDSPLDTLEYHKAIRESGWNGRVLPTFRPDGVVDAEYLGFVENIEKLGAIAGENIGTFKGYLNALRNRRAFFKSMGATATDHGHLTARTADLDNAAAESLYQKVLSGKSTPEEQQLFQAQMLTEMAGMSVEDGLTMQLHPGSFRNHNKLVYEKFGRDKGADIPSPTEYVRSLKPLLDKYGNDSRLTFILFTLDESTFSRELAPLAGHYPALKLGPPWWFHDSPEGMMRFRELATETAGFYNTVGFNDDTRAFLSIPSRHDVARRIDCAFLGRLVAEHRLDEDEAFEVVKDLTVNLVKKAYKL, encoded by the coding sequence ATGCTTGACTCTATGCGGTTATTTCCCCCCGAGCCTGCAGCGCGAAACGTAGCAGAGCGGTTATATGAGACGGTACGCGATCTGCCGATCCTTTCTCCCCACGGGCATACGGATCCGGCCTGGTTTGCGAAGAATGAGCCATTTCCGAATCCGGCTGCCTTGTTTATCCAGCCGGATCATTACATCTTTCGCATGTTGTACTCCCAGGGAATTTCGCTGGAGTCGTTGGGGATTCCACAGGTGGACGGAAAGCAGAAGGCGGACCCGCGAGAGGTGTGGCGGATCTTCGCAAAGAACTACTATCTGTTCCGCGGGACACCGACGCGACTCTGGCTGGATTATTCGTTCAGTACGCTGTTTGACCTGAAGGAACGGTTGAATGCAGACAACGCGGACGAGTATTACGAAACGATCTCCAAGGCGCTGGACACACCTGCGTTCCGGCCGCGCGCTCTGTTCGAAAAATTCCGGATCGAGGTGCTTTCGACGACGGATTCGCCGCTGGATACGCTCGAATACCATAAGGCGATTCGCGAGTCGGGATGGAACGGCAGGGTGTTGCCGACCTTCCGTCCTGATGGAGTGGTCGATGCGGAGTACCTGGGCTTTGTCGAGAATATTGAGAAGCTGGGTGCTATTGCGGGCGAAAATATCGGGACCTTCAAGGGCTACCTGAACGCGCTTAGAAACCGTCGCGCCTTCTTTAAATCGATGGGAGCTACGGCGACTGATCACGGTCACCTGACGGCGAGAACGGCTGATCTGGACAATGCTGCTGCAGAATCGCTGTATCAGAAGGTTCTGTCGGGCAAGTCGACGCCCGAGGAGCAGCAACTCTTCCAGGCGCAGATGCTGACGGAGATGGCGGGTATGTCGGTGGAGGATGGGCTGACCATGCAGCTTCATCCGGGAAGCTTCCGAAACCACAACAAGCTGGTTTATGAGAAGTTCGGGCGTGATAAGGGAGCGGATATTCCTTCTCCTACGGAATACGTTCGCAGTCTGAAGCCGCTGCTGGATAAGTATGGCAACGATTCAAGGCTGACCTTCATCCTGTTTACGCTGGACGAGTCTACTTTTTCGCGCGAACTGGCTCCGCTTGCTGGGCACTATCCAGCCCTGAAGCTGGGGCCGCCGTGGTGGTTCCATGATTCGCCAGAGGGTATGATGCGGTTCCGAGAACTGGCAACGGAGACGGCCGGCTTCTACAATACGGTCGGTTTCAACGACGATACCCGTGCGTTTCTCTCGATCCCATCGCGACACGATGTCGCGCGCAGGATCGATTGCGCGTTCCTGGGGAGGCTGGTGGCGGAGCATCGGCTGGATGAAGATGAGGCTTTTGAGGTGGTGAAAGACCTGACCGTGAACCTGGTTAAGAAGGCTTACAAACTTTAG
- a CDS encoding uroporphyrinogen-III synthase, producing MEKLIRTYGGEAFVVPSMREVGLESNEETLEFARGLLRGDFDLVVFLTGVGVRAMLDIVEQQFDREEFIGALRKVKIAARGAKPATALRELKVPVHVISEEPSTWRELMRAIRETLGENLAGMRVAIQEYGASNPEFLAELSGCCDTLLKVPVYQWALPEDLQPLRDAVSAVINGMIDVILFMTAVQVIHLFNVAEQMGVVDSLRACLQSNVVLSIGPTTSEELAHYGIQPDFEPSRPKMGFLVNEAAQYASRLLAEKRNRKIEGVYTAVPEEENTPQAVRRVALSTPTMAGFRDGLQEIDFLHEISSRIAAADSLHLVLDRIVSFISGVIPCDSCFIYVLENDNLVMRASKNPHADLVDHVGIQIGQGVTGWVAKYRQPVALASGASNDPRFKAFKNIPEDHFEAMLCSPIICANRVVGVINLQHRLSYKHSTHEVRLLSTLGYLVGAEIERARLETENSQLANRLETRKAVDRAKSVLQRDLSLSEDDAYQMMHRESRQRRKSMREIADAILLSEELRRNQN from the coding sequence GTGGAAAAGTTAATCCGCACCTATGGCGGCGAAGCCTTCGTCGTACCCTCCATGCGAGAGGTTGGACTTGAGTCAAACGAGGAGACACTGGAGTTTGCTCGAGGTCTTCTTCGCGGCGATTTTGACCTCGTCGTATTTCTCACAGGGGTTGGCGTCCGAGCAATGCTCGACATCGTCGAGCAACAGTTTGATCGAGAAGAGTTCATTGGAGCTCTTCGTAAGGTCAAGATCGCTGCAAGAGGAGCAAAGCCAGCCACCGCACTCCGAGAGCTTAAGGTTCCCGTGCATGTCATCTCTGAGGAACCAAGCACATGGCGGGAGCTGATGCGGGCTATTCGCGAAACACTTGGCGAAAACCTTGCCGGCATGCGAGTGGCCATCCAGGAGTATGGTGCATCCAACCCCGAGTTCCTTGCAGAACTGAGCGGCTGCTGCGACACGCTATTGAAAGTTCCTGTATACCAGTGGGCACTTCCGGAAGACCTGCAGCCTTTGCGAGATGCCGTCTCTGCTGTCATCAACGGCATGATCGACGTCATCCTGTTCATGACCGCTGTGCAGGTCATTCACCTGTTCAACGTCGCGGAACAGATGGGCGTCGTCGATTCACTGAGGGCATGTCTGCAGTCCAACGTGGTTCTGTCCATCGGGCCAACCACCTCCGAAGAGCTGGCGCACTATGGCATCCAGCCAGACTTTGAGCCATCGCGGCCAAAGATGGGATTTCTCGTCAACGAAGCAGCGCAGTATGCAAGTCGTTTGCTGGCTGAAAAACGAAATCGGAAGATCGAAGGGGTCTATACGGCAGTCCCTGAAGAGGAGAACACGCCGCAGGCAGTGCGCCGCGTAGCACTTTCTACACCTACGATGGCAGGCTTCCGCGACGGTTTGCAGGAGATCGATTTTCTGCACGAGATCAGCAGCCGTATCGCAGCAGCCGATTCCCTGCACCTTGTGCTCGATCGTATCGTGTCTTTTATCTCCGGCGTCATTCCCTGCGATTCCTGCTTTATCTACGTCCTCGAAAACGACAACCTGGTGATGCGCGCCTCGAAGAATCCTCATGCCGATCTGGTCGATCATGTCGGGATACAGATTGGGCAGGGTGTCACCGGCTGGGTCGCGAAATATCGCCAGCCCGTAGCGCTCGCCTCCGGAGCATCCAACGATCCTCGTTTCAAAGCATTCAAAAACATCCCGGAAGATCACTTTGAAGCGATGCTCTGCAGCCCCATCATCTGCGCAAACCGAGTCGTAGGAGTCATCAACTTGCAACACAGGCTCTCTTACAAGCACTCCACCCATGAAGTACGCCTGCTCTCCACCTTGGGTTATCTTGTCGGAGCCGAGATCGAACGCGCACGCCTGGAAACGGAAAATTCTCAACTAGCGAACAGACTCGAGACGCGAAAAGCCGTTGACCGCGCCAAGAGCGTATTACAACGAGACCTCTCTCTCAGCGAAGATGACGCCTATCAGATGATGCATCGCGAGAGCCGTCAACGCAGGAAATCCATGCGCGAGATCGCAGACGCCATTCTGCTCTCAGAAGAACTCCGCCGCAATCAAAACTGA